Genomic window (Pseudomonas xantholysinigenes):
GACAGCCCCTGGTGGGCGAATGCCGCCACACCGTTGTTCATCGGCGCCGCCGGGTTGTTCGGTTGCCAGTTCGCCCGTCACTTCCTGCAACTGGGCCGCCTCAGCCGTGGCTTCGACCGTCTGTTGCTGCTGATGATGGCCGCAGGTGGGCTGGTCATGGTGATGGCGGTTACCCTGCGCTATGGCGTGGCGTTGCGCATGGCCACGCTGCTGGCGCTGCTGTTCACCGTGAGCATCTTCACCGCCGGGCTATACGCCTGGTGGCGCGGGGTGCGGGTGGCACGCTGGTTCATCATCGCCTGGACGGCGTTTCTGCTCGGTGGGCTGGTCAACACCCTGATGGTGCTGGGTTACCTGCCGAACCTGTTCATCACCATGTACGCCAGCCAGCTGGGCTCGGCGCTGGAGGTGGCGCTGCTGTCGCTGGCGCTGGCCGACCGCATCAACAGCCTGCGCGAGCAGCAGGCCCAGGCGTTGCGTGACACTGGCCGCACCCTTGAGCAACTGAACCTGCAGTTGGCCCGCAGTAATCGGCTCAAGGACGAATTCCTCGCCACGGTGACCCATGAACTGCGCACCCCGATGAACGGGGTGATCGGTTCGCTGGAGCTGTTGCACACCCTGCCGATGAGCGCCGAGCAGGCGCAATATCATCGCACCGCGACCGGTTCGGCCCGGGACATGATGGCGATGGTCGACGACATTCTCATCCTTACCGAGCTGCAGGCCGGACGGCTACGTAGCCAGGGCACGCCGTTCAGCTTGCGCCGCCTGCTTCAGGAACTGCGCGCCGGCTATGCCGGACAGGCCTTGGCCAAGGGCCTGTACCTGAGCCTGGATATCCCGGCCGACCTGCCGGACAGCCTGGTGGGCGATGCGCAGAAACTTGCCCGCTGCCTGGCGTGCCTGGTGGACAACGGCTTGAAGTTCACCCACCAGGGTGGCGTCACGGTGCAGGCGCGGGGGCGGCGGACCGGGCCGGATACCCTGGTCTTGAGCTTGACGGTCAGCGACAGCGGCATCGGTTTCGATGATCTTGACCAGGCCGTGCTGTACCAGCGGTTCTTCCAGGTCGACGGCTCGATGACCCGGCGTTATGGCGGGCTGGGGATTGGCCTGTCGATCTGTCGTCAGCTGAGTGAGCTGCTCGGGGCGAGCTTGTCCCATGAATCCACGCCAGGCTTGGGCAGCCGCTTCGAGTTGAGCCTGGCGCTGGCCGTGGCGCAGATTCAACTGCCCCCGGTGCGTGACGCCTCGGGTTTGCAGCGGTTCTAGGCTTTGTACGAAACGTGCCTGCGCGACGATCATGCTGCGTTGAAAACAGGCTCGGAATGCTCATTGACAGCCAGTCAACTCTGCTTCCTCGCCTGTTTTCGCCTTGCCTGATCGCCGCTCGGCGACTTTTCGTACAAACCCTAGCCACAGCACTGTCGGTACCATCCTCGCCACGCTGGATGTCCAGGGCGCGAAGCGCCCCCATGTAGTCCGTTTTGTCACTTTGACTGGCCGGGCTGCGGTGCTTCACTGGGTCTTTCAGGCATGAGCGGATCCAGGAGGCCCCGATGAACCTGCACCAGTTCGCTGAAACCCACGAAGTCACCAACCAGCCGCCGTCCCTCGACGGCGCCAACCTGTATCGTCTCGACCTGCCGCTACAGGAATGGTCGCGGCGTTTCGGCGCTGCCTGGGCCGAGGCGCGGATCGACGCCTATGGCGCCCTGGCCGGTGGCCCGCTGATGGCGGCGGGATTCCTGGCCAATGCCCACAAGCCAGAGTTCAGCAGCCATGACCGCTATGGCCACCGTATCGATCTGGTGGAATTCCACCCGGCCTATCACGAGTTGATGCGCACTGCCATCGAGCATGGCCTGCCGTCGCTGCCTTGGGCCGAGCCCCGGGCCGGCGCCCATGTCGCCCGGGCCTCGATGACGTACCTGCACAGCCAGGCCGAAGCCGGCAGTGGCTGCCCGCTGACCATGACCTTCGCCGCCGTGCCGGCCTTGCGCCTGCAGCCGGAGCTGGCCGGCTACTGGCTGCCGAAGATCCTCGCCCGTGAATACGACCCGCGCAACGTCGGCGACCGACACAAGGCCGGGGTGACCATCGGCATGGCCATGACCGAGAAGCAGGGCGGCACCGATGTGCGCGCCAACACCACCCGTGCTTACCCGGTCGGCACGCCGGGGCCGGGCCAGCCCTACGAGCTGGTGGGGCACAAGTGGTTCTGCTCGGCGCCGATGTGCGACGCCTTCCTCACCCTGGCGCAGACCGACAAGGGGCTCAGTTGTTTCCTGCTGCCGCGCCACCGCCCGGACGACAACCGCAACCAGTTCTACATCCAGCGCCTGAAAAACAAGCTCGGCAACTGCTCCAACGCCTCCAGCGAGGTGGAGTTCCGTGGTGCCCTGGCCTGGATGGTGGGCGAGGAGGGCCGTGGCGTGCCGACCATCATCGAGATGGTCGCCATGACCCGCTTCGACTGTATGGTCGGCTCCAGCGCCCTGATGCGCCAGGCCCTGACCCAGGCCGCGCACCACTGCGCCCACCGCAAGGTCGGCGGGCGAGTGCTGGCCGAGCAGCCGTTGATGCAGAACGTGCTCGCCGACCTGGCGCTGGAGAGCGAGGCGGCCCTGGCCCTGAGTTTGCGCATGGGGCAGGCCCTGGACCAATTGGATGATCCGCAGCAGGCGCACTTCGCCCGGCTGGTGACGGCGGTGGGCAAGTACTGGATCTGCAAGCGGGCGCCGGGAATGATCAACGAGGCCGCCGAGTGCCTGGGCGGCGCCGGTTACGTCGAGGACAGCATCCTGCCCCGGCTGTACCGCGAGGCGCCGGTCAATTCGACCTGGGAAGGTTCGGGCAACGTGCAGTGCCTGGATGTGCTGCGAGCCTTGTCGAAGGAGCCGGGCGTGCTCGAGGCGCTGTTCGTCGAGCTGGGTGACGGCCATGGCGACCCGCGGCTGGCGGCGTTCATCGGCAACCTCAAGGGCGCCTTTGCCGATACCGACGATATCCAGTACCGCGCCCGGCAACTGACCGAGGACATCGCCGTGGCGCTGCAGGCCAAGCTGCTGCTTGAGGCGGGCAATGCCACGGTGAGCGATGCGTTCATTGGCAGTCGGCTGGGCGGTAGTGGGCGGGTATATGGCGCATTGCCACGCGGCGTGGATGTCGAGGCGCTGGTGGCCAGGGCAACGCCAGTCTGGGCCGGGTGAAGGATGGCTTCATTCTCCCCCTTTCGCGGCACAAGGCCGCTCCTGCAAGGAATTGCACAGCACTGACACTGGGGGTGTATTTGCCCCGCAACGCAGGCAAGATGGCTGTCATGCATTCCATAAGACAGGAAGCCCAGCGTGAGCCAAGCGTTTGTAGTCGTTGATACCCCCGAACAGGCCGTCGACCGTCTGGCGGCCTTGCATGAACAGGCCACCGGGGCCCTGAGCCAGGCCCTCAAGCGCTACCTCAAGGACCGCACCGAGCCGGGCGACGACGAGCGCGCGTTGTTCCGTTACCCGGCCCTGCGCCTGACCTACTTCAGCCAGGGCGAGGTCGCCGCCACCACCCGCGCCTACGCCAAGGTCCAGGTGGCCGGCACCTACAGTGTCACTGTCACCCAGCCGGCGGCTTTTCGCAGTTACCTGCTGGAACAACTGCGTCCGTTGATGCACGACTACACCGTGACCGTCGAAGTCGGCGTCAGCGAACAGAACATCCCGTATCCCTATGTAGTCGACCAGGGCGATGAACTGGCTGGCAGTGGCATCACCGCCGCGCAGTTGGCGCGGGTGTTCCCCAGCACCGACCTGTCGGCGGCCACCGACAACATCGCCGATGGCCTGTACGACTGGGAAAGCGCCGAGACGCTGCCGCTGGCTTTGTTCGATGCCGCCCGGGTGGATTTCTCGCTGCGCCGCCTGGTGCACTACACCGGCAGCGACTGGCGCCATGTGCAGCCGTGGATCCTGCTGACCAACTACCACCGCTACGTCGACCAGTTCATCGCCCATGGCCTGGAGCAACTGCGTGACGATCCGCGCTTCGTGCGCATGGTCCTGCCGGGCAACGTGATCATCGACAAGGGCATGGACAACGGCGAGGCCCAGGCCCTGGTGGCCGGCGTGGTCTGGCACCGTTACCAGATGCCGGCCTACCACCTGATCGCCGCCGACGGCGATGGCGTGACCCTGGTCAATATCGGTGTCGGCCCGTCCAACGCCAAGAACATCACCGACCACCTCGCCGTGCTGCGTCCGCACTGCTGGTTGATGATCGGCCACTGCGGCGGCCTGCGCCAATCGCAGACCATCGGCGACTACGTGCTGGCGCACGCCTACATGCGCCGCGACGGAATCCTCGACCGGGTGGTGCCGCCGAATATCCCGATTCCGGCCCTGGCCGAGGTGCAGCTGGCGCTGCAGGAGGCTGCCGCCCAGGTCACCGGCGAACGTGGCGACCAACTGAAGAAACGCCTGCGCACTGGCACCGTGCTGACCTACGACGATCGCAACTGGGAACTGCGCTGGGCCCAGGAACGCCCGTTGATCAACCTGTCGCGCGCGGTGGCGGTGGACATGGAAAGCGGCACCATCGCCGCCCAGGGCTATCGCCTGCGGGTGCCATATGGCACCTTGCTGTGTGTCTCGGACAAGCCGCTGCACAGCGAGATCAAGCTGCCCGGCTCGGCCAACGCCTTCTACAACCGCGCGGTCAGCCAGCACCTGAAGATCGGCATTGCCGCCCTCGACCTGCTGCGCACCGAGCTCAACTCGCTGCACTCGCGTAAACTGCGCAGCTTCGATGAGCCGCCGTTCCGCTGAGGATCCATGTCCCTGCCCCCCCGCAACCCACCGCGCCGCCCGGCGGCGCGCCCTGCCGGCCCGCGTCGCCAGCCCAAGGCGCCGCCGGCCGAGCCTCGCCTGATCCTGTTCAACAAGCCGTTCGATGTGCTCACCCAGTTCAGCGACGGCGAGGGGCGCGCCACGCTCAAGGACTATATCGACATCCCCGGCATCTACCCGGCCGGGCGCCTTGACCGTGACAGCGAAGGGCTGTTGCTGCTGACCAACGATGGCCGCCTGCAGGCGCGCATCGCCGACCCCAAGCACAAATTGGCCAAGACCTACTGGGTACAGGTGGAGGGCGAGCCTAGCGCCGAGCAGCTGCAGCGCCTGCGCGAGGGCGTTGAGCTCAATGACGGGCCGACCTTGCCGGCCGAGGCACGCTTGCTCGACGAACCGACGCTATGGCCGCGCAATCCGCCAGTGCGTTTTCGCAAGAGCGTGCCGACGGCGTGGCTGGAGCTGGTCATCCGTGAAGGGCGCAATCGCCAGGTGCGGCGCATGACCGCGGCGGTGGGCGTGCCGACCTTGCGCCTGGTGCGGGTGCGGATTGGTGACTGGACGATCGAAGGGCTGGAGCAGGGCTGCTGGCGCGAGGTGCCGGCGAAGCTTTAAGCCGCACGCGCCTCCTGTGTAGGAGCGGCCTTGTGTCGCGAAAGGGCCGCAACGCGGCCCCGGCGATCTTTGCATCAACGCTGAAACCCTGGGGCCGCTGCGCGCCCCTTTCGCGACACAAGATGAGTGTTTGCCAGGGTGCGCGAGGCAGATACCTAAACTCCCTCCAGAAACCCCACCACCACGCTCTTGATGATGAACGCCAGCACCCCCAGGCCCAGTACGAAGAACAGGATCAGCGTACCGAAGCGGCCGGCCTTGGATTTCTTCGCCAGGTCCCAGACGATGAAGCCCATGAAGGCGATCAGCACGGTGACGAGGATGATCATCATCCATTCTTCGAAGACAGCGGGATCCATCGGTGTACTCCAGGCTGGCGAAAAGCCCGATCATACGCCGGGCGCGCAGGGATTCAACGCAGGTGGGTCAAGGGCAGCTCGGTGCTGGCCAGCACCTGGTTGAGTACGAAGCTCGAGCGCACGCTGGTCACGCCTTCGATGCGGGTCAGGCTGCCTAGTAGCAATTTCTGGTAGTGGTCCATGTCCGGCACCACCACCTTGAGCTGGTAGTCGGCGTCCATGCCGGTGACCAGGCTGCACTCGAGCACCTGGGGCAGGCTGCGGATTGCCGCCTCGAAGGTCTCGAAGCGCTCGGGGGTGTGGCGGTCCATGCCGATCAGCACGTAGGCGGTCAGGCTCAGGCCGAGCTTCTTGCGGTCCAGCAGGGCCACCTGGCGTGAGATGTAGCCATCGTCCTCGAGCTGCTTGACCCGGCGCGAGCAGGGGGACGGCGACAGGCCGATGCGTTCGGCCAGCTCCTGGTTGGAGATGCGCGCGTCGCGCTGCAATTCGGCGAGGATGCTCAGGTCGTAGCGGTCGAGCTTGCTCATGGAAAAGGCCTTTTCTGTTCGGATTGCGGCGAATTATCAATCCTGAGTGAAAAATTGCGCAAGTGCTATTTATCAGAGCAATCTTCGCAATCCTCTGCCGGGGCGCCTGGCCTATCTTTATCAACAGAATCACTGCCCGGACATCAGTCCACGGCGAGGCGCCCTAGGCGGGCGCTCGCGGCCAGCCATCCAACAGGATCCGCCAGGCCCCGGGCTACGCACTGTCCAGAAGACGGCGCGAGGTGAGCCGGTGTCACAAGCGCCGAGCACGGACGACAATTGCAGAAGGGAGACCACCAGGTCTCCCTTTTTTATTGCCCAGGTTTTGCCGCCGGCACCGTCCTGCAAGGCCAGGCCGCCACCAGCAGCACCAGCAGGCCGGCGGCCAGCGCAATGCAGAAACCGCTGCGCGAGGTGCTGGCGTCCACCCACTGGCCAGCGCTGGCGGCACCGAGCGCCACGCCGACGTTCAAGCCGGCGAGCAGCCAGGTCAGGCCTTCGGTCAATTGTTGTTCAGGCACGCTGCGCTCGACCAGCGCCATGGCCACGATCATGGTCGGGGCAAAGAACACCCCGGCCAACAGCACGGCACCGGCGAGTTGGACGAGGTTGCCTGCCAACAACAGCGGCAGGGTGGCGAGGGCGGTCGCCAGCGCCCCGAGCGACAGCTGGCGAGGCAATGGCAGGTGCCAGCGCCTGGCGCCGAACAGCAGCCCGGAGATGCACGAGCCGGCGGCGTAGGCCGACAGCACCAGGCTGGCGGCAGCCGGTTGGCCCTGTTCGTTGGCAAAGGCCACGCTGACGATATCCACGGTGCCGACGATGATCCCCATCGCCACCATCAGCAAGGTCAGTTGGCGCACGCTGGCAAGGCGCCAGGCCGGGCATCGCGTTGCAGCGGGGGCGATGAGCGCCGGTGGCGGTTCACTGGCGGTTTGCCACACCAGCGCTGCGCTGCCCAGGGCCAGTAGCGTGGCGGCGGCGAGCAGGCCGGCCGGAGGCCACAGGGCAACACTGAGCCCTACCGCCAGCGGCGGTCCAGCGATGAAGCTGACTTCGTCGAGCACGGTTTCCAGTGAGTAGGCGGTCTGCAACTGCGGCTGGCCGCGATACAGGTGAGTCCAGCGCGCGCGGACCATGGCCGACATGCTGGGCATGCAACCGCTCAGCAGGGCGGCCGCGAACAGCGTCCAGCTGGCGCCGCCCTGCCAGGCGCAAGCGGCCATCAACGCCAGGCCCAATACGCTCAGCAACGTCGCCACCGGCAGGACCCGGCGCTGGCCCAGGCGATCCACCAGGCGCGAGACCTGTGGTGACAGCAAGGCGTAGGTCAGCACGAACGTGGCGGACACCGCCCCTGCCAGGGCGTAGCTGCCACGCGTCTGGGCCAGCAGGGTGATGATGCCGATCCCGGTCATGGGTAGCGGCAGGCGGGCCAGCAGCCCGGCTGCGGTGAACGCGCGGGTACCGGCGGGGTTGAACAGTGCGACATAGGGGTTGGGCATGCAGACTTCCTTTTACATTCATTTCGTATGATTATTTATTCATACGGTATGTATGTAAAAGCTGCAAGCCATTCGTTGCTGTCGTCACTTTCATCTGTTGGTATGGGTAGTCGCGGTAGACTTCGAACCTGCAAGGGCAAGTGTTTTCATCGAGAGGAACATCATGAGGTCGCGTATCTGGCAGTGGGCCGGCGTTGGTTTGCTGGGCATGAGCATCAGCCTGGGTGCCTTGGCCCAGGGGCCCGGGGACGGGCATGACGGCCATGGTGGCCAGCCGGACCAGGGGCAGGGCGAGCGACGCGGTTCGCCGCTCACCTCCCGGGACGAAGTGCGCCAGACCCAACCGCCGCGCGAGGGCTACTACCAGGACATTCCCCGGCGCCATGGCGACAACCGCTATTGGCAAGCCGGTGGTCCCGGGCAGCGTCCGGGCGGTGACTGGTCGGGGCGGCCGGACGGCCATGGCAATGGCTGGGGGCCGGGCCCGCAATACCATCCAGGTCACACCGTGGAGCGCTTCCCGGATCGCTACTGGAAAGTGCCCTACCGTGGGCAGGACTACTTCTACTCCGGCGGTTACTGGTATCGCCCGCACGGTGGTGGCTATGTCGTGGTCACGCCGCCCTATGGCGTGAGGGTTGGCTATCTGCCGTCCTATGCCCGCGAGGTGTGGTTGGGCGGGGCGTTGTTCTTCCTGGTGGCGGACACCTATTACCAGTACCAGGCCGACAGCCGCGAGTACGTGGTGGTCAACCCGCCCACGGCGGCCCCGGCGCCGCTGTCGATGCAGCCGCAGGGCTATGACGTGGTGGCCTACCCGATGTACGGCCAGGGGCCTGAACAGCAGGAGCAGGACCGTTTCCAGTGCCACCGCTGGGCGGTGAGCCAATCGGGATTCGACCCGGCCACGGCGAGCTACGCGCCCCCGGCGAATGTGGCGGACAACTACCGGCGAGCCTTGGGAGCCTGCTTGAGCGGGCGGGGGTATAGCATCAATTGACGCGGTTGTTACACCGGGTCCGCGTGCACCATCACATCGGCCTTTGGATAGCGCGCGCGGATGGCCTGTGATGCCTGCACGCACAGCTCATGAGCCGCGTCCAGCGGCAAGGTGCCCGGTAATTCCAGGTGCAGCTGCACGAACCAGTGGCTGCCCGACACCCGCGTGCGCAGGTCGTGCGCGCCCTTCACCCCGGGGATCGCCAGCACCACCTCGAGCATGCGCTCACTGACGTCCGCCGGCAGTTCCTGATCCATGAGGATCGCCGTGCTTTGCCGGGCAATCTGCACGGCGCTCCACAGGATGTAGAAGGCGATTGCCAAACCGAACAGCGCATCCAGTTGTGGCCAGCCGAACCGTGCCAGGACCAGCGCCAACAGGATGCTGCCATTGAGCAGCAGGTCGGAGCGGTAATGCAGGGAATCGGCGCGCACCGCGGTGGAGCCGGTCAGGCGGATGACCTTGCGTTGGAAGGCCAGCAACGCCACGGTCAGCACCAGCGACAACAGCATCACCGCGATGCCGGCGGCGGTGTCGCCCAGTGGCTGCGGCGCTTGCAGGCGTTCCACTGCCTGCACCCCGATCAGCACGGCGCTGACACCGATGAACAGCGCCTGGGCCATGCCGGCCAGGGCCTCGGCCTTGCCGTGGCCGAAGCGGTGATCGTCGTCGGCCGGGCGCAAGGCATAGTGCACCGCCAGCAGGTTGAGGAACGAGGCGACCGCATCGAGCGCCGAGTCGGTGAGCCCGGCCAGCAGGCTCACCGAGCCGCTCAGCCACCAGGCCACGGCCTTGCTCAGCACCAGGATGCTGGCCACCGTCAGCGAGGCGCGGGTGGCCAGGCGCAGCAGGCGTTGGTGTTCGGCCGGGGCAGTCATGTGCGGGCGGTCTTGTGTGAAGGTTTCAGGCGGCCGGGGCCAGGCCGAGGCTGGCCAGTTGCTCGACGCTGCCACGGCTCTGGATCAACCGTGGGTCATTCAGCGGCAGGCGCTGGCCCAGTTCGCTTTCGAGGATAGCCTGCAGTTTGATCCTGTCGACCTGGCCATTGGCGTCGACCGCGGGCGCCAGTTTGGCCGGGTCGATCTGCGCGGTCTTGCCGCCGGGGTAGTAGATGGCGCCGGTGGCAAAATCGATGCCGAAGGCGATCAGGCCGGGGAGCACGTAGAACAGGATACCAATGGCGTCCATGGCCGCGACGACGGGGTCGATCTTGCCTTCGATCTGGCCGCGACGGTCAGGGTAGAAGAGGGTGCCGCAGGCCGTCAGCTGGGTCAGCAAGGTGGCGATCAGGGCGCCACCGATGACGCGGGAAGGGATGCGCATGTAAATCTCCGGAATGGTAGCGTTGCAACGGCGCGACGAATGCCCGCGCCTGAGCTTAAGACCATGTTAGGCCAGCCTCGGTTCGCCGTTATACTCGGACGATTGTTCGAGGACCACCATGATTTCATTACCGATCGATGCCGTACTGTCCGACCTGCGCCTGGCCCTGGGCGCGCGTGACGAAGCGGTGCTCGAGGCGCCGCCCGGCGCCGGCAAGACCACCCGTGTGCCGCTGGCGTTGCTCGACGAGCCGTGGCTGGCCGGGCAGACCATCCTGATGCTTGAGCCGCGGCGCCTGGCGGCCCGCGCCGCCGCCGAGCGACTGGCCAGCGAGCTGGGGGAAAAAGTCGGCGATACCGTGGGCTACCGCATCCGCCTGGACAGCAAGGTCGGCCCGAACACGCGCATCGAAGTGGTCACCGAGGGCATCCTCACTCGCCGCTTGCAAGCCGATCCAGCGCTCGAAGGCGTGGGCTTGCTGATCTTCGATGAGTTCCACGAGCGCAGCCTGGATGCCGACCTTGCCCTGGCCCTGAGCCTCAATGGCCGGGCCCTGCTGCGTGACGAGCCGCCGCTGAAGATCCTGCTGATGTCGGCGACGCTGGAGGGCGAGCGTTTGTCGCGGCTGCTCGACGATGCGCCGATCATCAGCAGCCAGGGGCGCATGCACCCGGTGGATATCCGCTGGGGACGGCCTTTCCAGCCCGGTGAGTTCGTCGAGCCGCGAGTGGTCGATTGCGTGCTCCAGGCCCTCGCCGACGAAACGGGCAGCCTGCTGGTGTTCCTGCCTGGGCAAGCGGAGATTCGCCGTGTGCACCAGGCCTTGCAGGAAGCGCTCGGCGAGCGCCCCGGTATCCTGTTGTGCCCACTGCATGGCGAACTCGATCTCACTGCCCAGCGCGCGGCCATCGAGCCGGCGCCCAAGGACCAGCGCAAGGTCGTGCTGGCGACCAATATCGCCGAGACCAGCCTGACCATCGACGGCGTGCGCGTGGTCATCGACGCAGGATTGGCGCGGGTGCCGCGCTTTGATCCCGGCAGCGGCATGACACGCCTGGATACCCAGCGCATCTCCCGCGCCAGTGCCACCCAGCGCGCCGGGCGTGCTGGGCGCCTGGAGCCGGGGGTGTGCTACCGGTTGTGGTCCGAGGCCCAGCACGACCAGCTGGCGGCCCACGGCGGCGCTGAAATCCTCCAGGCCGACTTGGCGGGGCTGGCCCTGCAACTGGCGCGCTGGGGCGTGCCGCCGGAACAGTTGAGCTGGCTCGACCAGCCGCCGCCGTCCGCCTATGCCCAGGCCCAGGACTTGTTGGCCCGCCTCGGTGCGTTCAAGCCTGGCAGCCGCGACAACCTCGGCGCCCACGGCCAGGCCATGGCCGAACTGCCCACGCACCCGCGCATCGCCCATCTGCTCTTGCGTGGCCAGGACCTGGGCCTGGCCGAGCTGGCCTGCGATGTGGCGGCGTTGCTCGGCGAGCGCGACATCCTGCGCGGCGCTGGCGCTGACCTGCATAGCCGGCTGGCGCTGCTCAGCGGCGAAGCCCGCGTAGCCCGTGGCGGGCAGGGCGGCGTGCAGCGCGCGCGGCAACTGGCCCGGCAATATCGCGGCCAGTTGCGTGGCAAGCCGCGCAGCCCGGTGGCCGACCCCGACCATCCGCGCTGGCTGGGCGCGCTGCTGGCGCTGGCCTATCCCGACCGAGTGGCGCAACAGCGTCGCGAAGGCGGTGCCGAGTACCGCCTGGCCAACGGCCGGGCGGCCCTGTTCGGCGAAGTCGACGCGCTGATGAAAAGCCCATGGCTGGTGATTGCCGACCTCGGCAGCCGCCAGGGCCAGCGCGAGGAGCGCATCTACCTGGCCGCCGAGTTCGACCCGGCGCTGCTCGATGGTGTGCTGGCCGAGCAGGTCGAGCAACTCGACCTGCTCGACTGGGATGAACGCGAACAGGTGCTGCGTGCCGAACGCCAGCGCAAGGTCGGTGAACTGGTGCTCAGCCGTGAACCCCTGCCAGGCCTGGACGAAGAGGCGCGGGCCAAGGCCCTGCTTGGCCTGGTGCGACGCAAGGGCTTGAACCTGTTGACCTGGACGCCCGAGCTGCGCCAGTGGCAGGCCCGAGTCGCGCTGTTGCGTCAACTCGATTTGCAAAAGGACGGCGACAGCCAATGGCCGGATCTGGGCGACCAAGCCCTGCTCGCCAACCTGGAGGACTGGTTGCAACCCTACCTGGGCAAGGTCTCGCGTCTTAGCCACTTCGCCGCGCTGGACCTGCCAGCGCTGCTGCGCAACCTGCTGCCCTGGCCGTTGCCCCAGCGCCTGGATGAACTGGCGCCGTCGCACTTGAGCGTGCCCTCGGGCTCCAGCATTCGCCTGGACTACAGCGAGCAGCCACCGATTCTTGCCGTGCGCCTGCAGGAGCTGTTCGGCCTGGCCGACACCCCGCGTATCGCCAACGGCCGCCAGCAGGTCAAGTTGCACCTACTGTCGCCGGCACGCCGCCCGGTGCAGGTGACCCAGGACCTGGCCAACTTCTGGCGTACCACTTATGCCGAGGTGAAGAAGGATCTCAAGGGGCGATACCCCAAGCATTACTGGCCGGATGATCCGCTGGTGGCCGAGGCCACCGCCCGGGCCAAGCCTCGGGGAACCTGACCTGGAGCTGTTTCACCCTGCCTGTCGTTTGCCGCGACACGCAAGATGGCCCGATGCCTTGGCAACCGTCGAGGTATCCAACAGCAAAGGTCTTTTTCAACATGAATCTCGAGCAAGTCTCAAGCGCGGCACCGATGTCCTTCAGTAACCTAAAAATTTTCGAGTGCACCATTCACGCGATCTACCAGGGCGCAACCTACCCCATTGTGCTCAGTACCGAGGAGGACTATGCC
Coding sequences:
- a CDS encoding DUF6515 family protein, translated to MRSRIWQWAGVGLLGMSISLGALAQGPGDGHDGHGGQPDQGQGERRGSPLTSRDEVRQTQPPREGYYQDIPRRHGDNRYWQAGGPGQRPGGDWSGRPDGHGNGWGPGPQYHPGHTVERFPDRYWKVPYRGQDYFYSGGYWYRPHGGGYVVVTPPYGVRVGYLPSYAREVWLGGALFFLVADTYYQYQADSREYVVVNPPTAAPAPLSMQPQGYDVVAYPMYGQGPEQQEQDRFQCHRWAVSQSGFDPATASYAPPANVADNYRRALGACLSGRGYSIN
- a CDS encoding cation diffusion facilitator family transporter, whose product is MTAPAEHQRLLRLATRASLTVASILVLSKAVAWWLSGSVSLLAGLTDSALDAVASFLNLLAVHYALRPADDDHRFGHGKAEALAGMAQALFIGVSAVLIGVQAVERLQAPQPLGDTAAGIAVMLLSLVLTVALLAFQRKVIRLTGSTAVRADSLHYRSDLLLNGSILLALVLARFGWPQLDALFGLAIAFYILWSAVQIARQSTAILMDQELPADVSERMLEVVLAIPGVKGAHDLRTRVSGSHWFVQLHLELPGTLPLDAAHELCVQASQAIRARYPKADVMVHADPV
- a CDS encoding polyribonucleotide nucleotidyltransferase, giving the protein MRIPSRVIGGALIATLLTQLTACGTLFYPDRRGQIEGKIDPVVAAMDAIGILFYVLPGLIAFGIDFATGAIYYPGGKTAQIDPAKLAPAVDANGQVDRIKLQAILESELGQRLPLNDPRLIQSRGSVEQLASLGLAPAA
- the hrpB gene encoding ATP-dependent helicase HrpB produces the protein MISLPIDAVLSDLRLALGARDEAVLEAPPGAGKTTRVPLALLDEPWLAGQTILMLEPRRLAARAAAERLASELGEKVGDTVGYRIRLDSKVGPNTRIEVVTEGILTRRLQADPALEGVGLLIFDEFHERSLDADLALALSLNGRALLRDEPPLKILLMSATLEGERLSRLLDDAPIISSQGRMHPVDIRWGRPFQPGEFVEPRVVDCVLQALADETGSLLVFLPGQAEIRRVHQALQEALGERPGILLCPLHGELDLTAQRAAIEPAPKDQRKVVLATNIAETSLTIDGVRVVIDAGLARVPRFDPGSGMTRLDTQRISRASATQRAGRAGRLEPGVCYRLWSEAQHDQLAAHGGAEILQADLAGLALQLARWGVPPEQLSWLDQPPPSAYAQAQDLLARLGAFKPGSRDNLGAHGQAMAELPTHPRIAHLLLRGQDLGLAELACDVAALLGERDILRGAGADLHSRLALLSGEARVARGGQGGVQRARQLARQYRGQLRGKPRSPVADPDHPRWLGALLALAYPDRVAQQRREGGAEYRLANGRAALFGEVDALMKSPWLVIADLGSRQGQREERIYLAAEFDPALLDGVLAEQVEQLDLLDWDEREQVLRAERQRKVGELVLSREPLPGLDEEARAKALLGLVRRKGLNLLTWTPELRQWQARVALLRQLDLQKDGDSQWPDLGDQALLANLEDWLQPYLGKVSRLSHFAALDLPALLRNLLPWPLPQRLDELAPSHLSVPSGSSIRLDYSEQPPILAVRLQELFGLADTPRIANGRQQVKLHLLSPARRPVQVTQDLANFWRTTYAEVKKDLKGRYPKHYWPDDPLVAEATARAKPRGT